A single genomic interval of Stieleria maiorica harbors:
- a CDS encoding mechanosensitive ion channel domain-containing protein, with translation MPFSLSAVRSLCLQCFVVLAVPLACLTCHGQETPPDAPPATLPATPIVASNGPTTDSIDAELAALELKSELDAATKTRLVSMLQQAKKTLQQGQTYEELANQYSQMIGSVAARQAELQAKLDALSGAEPTLAEGLTLADATQSLATLKAELATASKQVTDLTAESTRRRTRLGEIPGLLSDAEKERADVAGQQAQPAPVNESAIESQTRKTLLAARGEELAARIEALENEQAAYTATVDLLPLERKLAEANVTQLRRQTELLQEAILEMQKDQVNATTADLKQTVASVPKSLRTLAESNVELAELQRQLIEQTATTQQNLSGVQSAMDDVKADAKSSKERIDAIGLTDALGVILRQQREEAKALRNKFRPRDDLTKKVEEYQLSTFKMEDELADINQWLDQREAVQVDWDSTEIAWGDLGLDEAEWVLKRKRRKLLEDTLHSQNSVLQSMLTSDTQRRELILLIDEFTAAIDANLFWTKDAPTISIGELAVAPELIQWVSAPASWVGVVHQMVLTVTLEPLASLGLILLTFAVLFGRGRARAAIKHEGEEATKVNVGFMSTVRAMVATFVTAMVWPACLGTFAFLLVKTSPADPFVRGLGNALAMVALYVSSRELLSKVCRDKGVAECHFGWSEKLRRHLRRHLRWYTWVGGGIVLTMGVFYEHPDAEVRIFAIRIMSTALFLVTAAFHHLMLRQKSPLHVEFVLYNPSSLFYRMRKLIWAIAVLAPIVFAFMALAGYLETTFRLGHSLQSTFLLLVVIVLGHGLLSRWLMLRRRDLARRRAMEQRDRKLKELQGSEDKAIADQVGIVLEEESAGDLEKLDEQGRQTAVVFASTLGLIGFGLIWHDLVPALAFFDDFSLGTVGTGENIESVSLLDVIYSLLCIALMVYATGVVPRVFELLVRGRTELDPGARYAISTLLRYVIIIAGSFIVMNLLSVPYNQLGWLLAAASVGLGFGLQEIVANFVSGIILLLERPVRVGDVVTIGDTTGIVSRIQMRATTVTNWDRKELVIPNKDLITEKLLNWSLTNVINRLTINIGVAYGSDPDQVRELLYQVVKNHPQVLTDPAPLINFDTFGDSSLNFVVRFFLEKLDNRIEVTHQINREIAEALAKAGITIPFPQRDVHLDINGDDAALPLSLRRGRDH, from the coding sequence ATGCCATTTTCGCTGTCCGCCGTTCGCTCGCTTTGCTTGCAATGCTTTGTCGTCCTCGCGGTGCCGCTGGCCTGCCTGACCTGTCACGGCCAGGAAACGCCGCCTGACGCCCCGCCAGCCACTCTGCCGGCCACTCCGATCGTTGCCTCCAACGGCCCCACGACTGATTCGATCGATGCGGAACTGGCGGCGCTGGAACTGAAATCGGAGCTGGATGCGGCAACCAAGACGCGGCTGGTGTCGATGCTGCAGCAAGCCAAAAAGACGCTGCAGCAGGGGCAGACGTACGAGGAATTGGCGAATCAATACTCCCAGATGATCGGCAGCGTGGCGGCCCGCCAAGCGGAGCTCCAAGCCAAACTGGACGCCTTGTCGGGTGCGGAACCCACCCTCGCCGAGGGGCTGACGCTGGCCGACGCGACCCAGAGTTTGGCCACGTTGAAAGCCGAATTGGCGACCGCTTCCAAACAGGTAACCGATCTGACGGCCGAGTCGACGCGGCGGCGGACCCGACTGGGCGAAATCCCGGGACTGCTGTCCGATGCGGAGAAAGAACGTGCCGACGTTGCCGGGCAACAGGCTCAGCCGGCACCGGTCAACGAATCGGCGATCGAGTCCCAGACGCGCAAAACCTTGCTGGCGGCACGCGGCGAAGAATTGGCCGCTCGGATCGAGGCGCTCGAGAACGAGCAAGCGGCCTACACCGCGACCGTGGATTTGTTGCCGTTGGAACGGAAGCTGGCCGAAGCGAACGTGACACAACTGCGTCGCCAAACCGAGTTGCTGCAGGAAGCGATTTTGGAGATGCAGAAGGACCAGGTCAATGCGACCACGGCGGATCTGAAACAAACCGTCGCCTCGGTTCCCAAGAGTCTGCGAACGCTGGCCGAAAGCAACGTCGAACTTGCCGAGTTGCAGCGGCAACTGATCGAGCAGACTGCCACGACCCAACAGAACTTGTCGGGCGTCCAATCCGCGATGGATGATGTCAAAGCGGATGCAAAATCCTCCAAGGAGCGAATCGATGCGATCGGGTTGACCGACGCCTTGGGCGTGATCCTTCGCCAACAGAGGGAAGAAGCGAAAGCACTGCGAAACAAATTCCGTCCCCGTGACGATCTGACCAAGAAGGTCGAAGAGTACCAGCTCAGCACCTTCAAGATGGAAGACGAGCTGGCCGACATCAACCAGTGGCTCGATCAGCGTGAAGCGGTGCAAGTGGACTGGGACAGCACGGAGATCGCATGGGGCGACTTGGGGCTTGACGAGGCCGAGTGGGTGCTCAAACGCAAACGCCGCAAACTGCTCGAAGACACGCTTCATTCACAGAACTCCGTCTTGCAGTCCATGCTGACCAGCGACACGCAACGTCGCGAATTGATTTTGTTGATCGACGAATTCACCGCGGCCATCGATGCGAATCTGTTTTGGACCAAAGACGCCCCGACCATCTCGATCGGCGAGTTGGCTGTTGCTCCGGAACTGATTCAATGGGTCAGTGCGCCGGCGTCTTGGGTAGGCGTGGTGCATCAGATGGTCTTGACGGTGACCTTGGAACCGCTGGCGTCGCTGGGATTGATCCTGCTGACCTTTGCCGTCTTGTTCGGGCGGGGGCGGGCGCGGGCCGCGATCAAGCACGAAGGCGAGGAGGCGACCAAGGTCAACGTCGGGTTTATGTCGACGGTCCGTGCCATGGTGGCCACCTTCGTCACCGCCATGGTTTGGCCGGCGTGTTTGGGAACCTTCGCGTTTCTGTTGGTCAAAACCTCGCCGGCCGATCCGTTCGTCCGCGGGCTGGGAAACGCGTTGGCCATGGTCGCGCTGTACGTGTCGTCGCGTGAACTGCTTTCGAAAGTCTGTCGCGACAAGGGGGTCGCCGAGTGCCATTTCGGATGGTCGGAAAAGCTGCGACGACATCTTCGTCGGCATCTGCGTTGGTACACCTGGGTGGGCGGGGGCATCGTCCTGACCATGGGCGTCTTCTATGAGCATCCGGATGCCGAAGTTCGGATCTTCGCGATCCGGATCATGTCGACGGCACTGTTTCTGGTGACGGCCGCCTTTCATCATCTGATGCTACGTCAGAAGAGCCCGCTGCATGTCGAATTCGTTCTTTACAATCCGAGTTCGTTGTTCTACCGCATGCGAAAACTGATCTGGGCGATCGCCGTGCTGGCGCCCATCGTGTTCGCCTTCATGGCGTTGGCCGGGTACCTGGAAACCACCTTCCGATTGGGGCATTCGTTGCAGTCGACGTTCCTGCTGTTGGTGGTGATCGTCCTCGGCCACGGATTGCTTTCTCGCTGGCTGATGCTGCGGCGACGCGATCTGGCACGCCGCCGAGCGATGGAGCAACGCGATCGAAAGCTGAAGGAATTGCAAGGCAGCGAAGACAAGGCGATCGCCGATCAGGTCGGCATCGTGCTCGAAGAAGAAAGCGCGGGCGATCTCGAAAAACTGGACGAACAGGGTCGGCAGACCGCGGTGGTGTTCGCTTCGACGCTGGGGCTGATCGGGTTCGGGCTGATCTGGCACGACCTCGTTCCCGCACTGGCGTTTTTCGACGACTTCTCGCTGGGGACCGTTGGGACGGGAGAGAATATCGAGTCGGTCAGCCTGTTGGATGTGATTTACAGTCTGCTGTGCATCGCGCTGATGGTCTACGCGACCGGTGTGGTCCCGCGTGTCTTTGAATTGCTGGTCCGCGGCAGGACGGAGCTCGATCCCGGGGCACGCTACGCGATCTCGACACTGTTGCGATACGTGATCATCATCGCCGGCAGTTTTATCGTCATGAACTTGCTGAGCGTCCCCTACAACCAACTCGGTTGGCTGCTGGCCGCCGCCTCGGTCGGTCTGGGATTCGGATTGCAAGAAATCGTCGCCAACTTCGTCTCGGGGATCATCCTGTTGCTGGAACGCCCGGTCCGCGTCGGCGATGTCGTCACCATCGGCGACACCACCGGAATCGTCTCGCGGATTCAGATGCGCGCCACCACCGTGACCAACTGGGATCGCAAAGAGTTGGTGATTCCCAACAAAGACCTGATCACCGAAAAACTGCTCAACTGGTCGCTCACCAACGTGATCAACCGACTGACCATCAACATCGGTGTGGCCTATGGCAGTGACCCCGATCAGGTCCGCGAGCTACTTTATCAAGTCGTAAAAAACCATCCGCAAGTGCTGACCGATCCCGCGCCGTTGATCAATTTCGACACCTTCGGCGACAGTTCGCTGAATTTCGTCGTCCGCTTTTTCCTCGAAAAATTGGACAACCGAATCGAGGTCACGCATCAGATCAATCGTGAGATCGCCGAGGCGCTGGCCAAGGCCGGGATCACGATTCCGTTCCCCCAGCGCGACGTGCACCTGGACATCAACGGCGACGACGCCGCGCTGCCGCTGTCCCTGCGACGCGGCCGCGATCATTAG
- a CDS encoding threonine/serine exporter family protein, protein MGNSLKSAPSQTFLIDAAMMLHRFGTPSHRLERVMGKVAVALGIHGEFLYTPTALVISLRDSSGEEMTVIRRVDSGPVNVDKLIRFDELLSRVERRETSVDAAMEEMKQIEQAKALYGPPVYIVACAVACAAVAVFFSGTPWEIALAGLVGALVAGIELLYEHWGLELGLLELLAGVVAATSSLLVACYVVPIDHRLVTLAGLIILIPGLRLTVALTELAVGHLSAGVARLSGALVSLATLFVGAILVWRLLDRFQPQLGPRLPVASDWQWVALAVAPIAFAIVFRAGWRQWPIIGLVSVLGVVVSWATGPRYGIEVASFLGALSVGCGSNLYARIRDIPALVALTPGMLILVPGSLGYRSLSALSQQQTVEAVQYGFEMIVIASSLVGGLIVSNVIISPKRIL, encoded by the coding sequence ATGGGAAACTCACTGAAATCAGCTCCTTCGCAGACTTTTTTGATCGACGCCGCGATGATGCTGCATCGTTTCGGCACGCCGTCACACCGACTGGAACGTGTGATGGGGAAAGTCGCCGTTGCGCTGGGCATTCACGGCGAATTCTTGTACACGCCGACGGCGCTGGTGATTTCGCTCCGCGATTCATCGGGCGAGGAAATGACCGTCATCCGGCGTGTCGACAGCGGGCCGGTCAACGTCGACAAGCTGATTCGATTCGACGAATTGCTCAGTCGCGTCGAGCGTCGGGAGACCTCGGTCGATGCCGCGATGGAGGAAATGAAACAGATCGAACAGGCCAAGGCGTTGTACGGCCCGCCGGTCTACATCGTGGCCTGCGCGGTGGCCTGTGCCGCCGTTGCGGTGTTCTTTTCCGGGACGCCTTGGGAAATCGCGCTGGCCGGATTGGTCGGTGCACTCGTCGCGGGAATCGAGTTGCTGTATGAGCATTGGGGCCTGGAATTAGGGCTGTTGGAACTGTTGGCCGGAGTCGTGGCGGCCACCAGTTCGCTGCTGGTGGCCTGTTATGTCGTTCCGATCGATCACCGCCTGGTCACGTTGGCGGGTCTGATCATCTTGATCCCGGGTTTGCGTCTTACGGTCGCGTTGACCGAATTGGCCGTCGGACACTTGTCGGCGGGCGTGGCCCGATTGTCCGGCGCCCTGGTTTCGCTGGCGACGTTGTTCGTCGGTGCGATCTTGGTGTGGCGATTGTTGGACCGTTTTCAGCCGCAATTGGGTCCACGGTTACCGGTGGCATCGGATTGGCAATGGGTCGCGTTGGCGGTTGCGCCGATCGCGTTTGCCATCGTGTTTCGCGCCGGTTGGCGGCAATGGCCAATCATCGGTTTGGTCTCGGTCCTGGGCGTCGTCGTCAGTTGGGCAACCGGCCCACGGTACGGTATCGAAGTCGCCTCGTTTCTAGGCGCACTTTCGGTCGGGTGTGGCAGCAATCTGTACGCGCGGATTCGAGACATTCCCGCGCTGGTCGCGTTGACCCCCGGGATGTTGATCCTGGTCCCCGGTTCGCTGGGCTATCGATCGCTGTCGGCACTCTCACAGCAGCAAACCGTCGAAGCGGTCCAGTACGGCTTTGAAATGATCGTGATCGCCTCCAGCCTGGTCGGCGGGCTGATCGTGTCCAACGTGATCATTTCGCCCAAGCGGATTTTGTGA
- a CDS encoding serine/threonine-protein kinase translates to MTQQGPNQSDGRSPDDDETIVSEPFDGDDSTHKTGEHAGPSVDPQRVLEADRVGDYRIVDVIGVGGMGIVYRAEDVMLKRTVALKVMKPEVASNETFRKRFLREAESAARIDHENIVTIYQVGQHKVGQHKVGRHQGVPYIAMRYLSGESLRERLKREGRIEPRLVANIGRQVATGLAAAHGIGLIHRDIKPDNLWLEAETGRVKILDFGLARSQETDMRLTKSGVVLGTPKYMSPEQATAKTVDHRSDLFSLGSVLYHLLSGTEPFGGSDSAATLIKVTQADFAPIQKVCPNLNPKLARLVNALLAKHPDKRPQSAREVALNLAEIEKQLEAEHEANARRQSLTETADLASPDPSPVPTSAIPTGVGRPSPLSLVLLGLGIVLIGLLLVAFLF, encoded by the coding sequence ATGACACAACAAGGCCCTAATCAAAGCGATGGGCGGTCTCCGGACGATGACGAAACCATCGTCTCGGAACCGTTCGATGGCGACGATTCGACCCACAAGACCGGTGAACACGCCGGACCATCGGTCGACCCACAACGGGTGTTGGAAGCGGATCGGGTCGGTGACTATCGCATCGTCGACGTCATCGGGGTCGGTGGAATGGGCATCGTCTATCGAGCCGAAGACGTGATGCTGAAACGGACGGTCGCGTTAAAGGTGATGAAACCCGAAGTCGCGTCCAATGAGACGTTCCGGAAACGTTTTCTGCGCGAAGCCGAATCGGCCGCACGCATCGATCACGAAAACATCGTGACGATCTATCAAGTCGGCCAGCACAAGGTCGGCCAGCACAAGGTCGGCCGGCACCAAGGTGTGCCGTACATCGCGATGCGTTATCTGAGCGGAGAATCGCTGCGAGAACGATTGAAACGCGAAGGCCGAATTGAGCCCCGGCTCGTTGCCAACATCGGCCGTCAGGTCGCCACGGGACTCGCCGCGGCCCACGGCATCGGTCTGATCCACCGCGACATCAAACCGGACAACCTTTGGCTGGAAGCGGAAACCGGTCGTGTCAAGATTCTTGATTTCGGACTCGCCCGGTCGCAGGAAACCGACATGCGACTGACGAAGTCGGGCGTTGTTCTGGGGACGCCCAAGTACATGTCGCCCGAACAAGCGACTGCAAAAACGGTCGATCACCGCAGCGACCTGTTCAGCCTGGGCAGCGTGCTGTACCACCTGCTTAGCGGCACCGAACCGTTCGGGGGCAGCGATTCGGCGGCCACGCTGATCAAGGTCACCCAGGCCGACTTTGCACCGATCCAGAAGGTCTGTCCGAACCTGAATCCGAAGCTTGCCCGCTTGGTCAACGCGCTGCTGGCCAAGCACCCGGACAAACGCCCACAGTCGGCCCGCGAAGTGGCGCTGAATCTGGCTGAAATCGAAAAACAACTCGAAGCCGAGCATGAAGCGAACGCGCGGCGACAAAGTCTGACCGAAACCGCGGATCTGGCGTCGCCGGATCCAAGTCCTGTTCCCACGTCAGCGATTCCGACTGGGGTGGGGCGACCGTCTCCGCTGTCCCTCGTCCTGCTCGGCCTGGGGATCGTGTTGATCGGACTGTTGCTCGTTGCGTTTCTGTTTTAG